A stretch of Henckelia pumila isolate YLH828 chromosome 4, ASM3356847v2, whole genome shotgun sequence DNA encodes these proteins:
- the LOC140862686 gene encoding uncharacterized protein: MVQDLYGLGIRPMTRHEFHKPYPEIIDINNPYPKGFKVPNFTLFSGDDSQSSTEHVSRLTIRYGTLGNYENFPFFKMRLFPNTLTGTTFTWYTKLQGTLFSLGMNWRNCSILSSIELSQKLVSLIYPEPEFVKLAQRGLDLELRKKFQGTEFRDFYEMDAKDVEDVFAEVGKSGSCLCTSLKREIGEPAKLSSSVMQGMRTVEYIFDISKTEEIFDFLVKEKFITFPADHHISKKAELKGKEYCKYHNSFNHNTNSCWEFRNIIQDRITKGVLKFPEKNEIMPIDEDPFPHVAQMNASTPY; encoded by the exons ATGGTGCAAGATTTGTATGGACTAGGGATTAGGCCAATGACTAGGCATGAGTTCCACAAACCCTATCCAGAGATCATCGACATCAACAATCCTTATCCTAAGGGTTTCAAGGTACCAAATTTTACACTGTTTTCAGGAGATGATAGCCAATCATCCACTGAGCATGTATCGAGGTTAACTATACGGTATGGAACATTGGGCAACTATGAGAATTTTCCATTCTTCAAGATGAGGTTGTTTCCAAACACTTTGACAGGAACAACATTCACATGGTACACTAAACTACAAGGAACTCTATTTTCACTTGGCATGAACTGGAGAAATTGTTCCATACTCAGTTCTATAGAACTGAGCCAGAAACTAGTATCGCTGATTTATCCAG AACCTGAGTTTGTCAAGTTGGCACAAAGAGGATTGGATTTGGAATTGAGAAAGAAATTTCAGGGAACTGAATTCcgtgatttttatgaaatggACGCGAAA GATGTGGAGGATGTATTTGCGGAAGTTGGAAAATCCGGTTCTTGTTTATGTACATCATTGAAGCGTGAAATTGGTGAACCCGCAAAGCTAAGTTCATCAGTGATGCAAGGTATGAGGACTGTTGAGTACATATTTGACATTTCCAAAACAGAGGAGATATTTGATTTCCTTGTTAAGGAGAAGTTCATCACATTTCCCGCGGATCATCATATATCAAAGAAAGCAGAGTTGAAAGGGAAAGAATATTGCAAGTATCATAACTCTTTCAATCATAATACTAATTCTTGTTGGGAGTTTAGGAATATCATTCAGGATAGGATCACTAAAGGGGTACTGAAGTTCCccgagaaaaatgaaatcaTGCCGATTGATGAAGATCCTTTTCCTCATGTTGCACAAATGAACGCTAGTACTCCATACTAG